From a single Sphingosinicellaceae bacterium genomic region:
- a CDS encoding YihY/virulence factor BrkB family protein has translation MASTTARTGSTSGRDAATPLEMPARGWWQILKRTYVEAGKDNLDLIAAGVAFYGFLAMVPLLGAMVLTYGLVVDPADLAKHMHALTGLVPGDAAKLIDEQLVSVAKTAAGKKGLGLALALALALYGAMKGAGAVVTALNVAYEQRETRGFIRTTMVNAAVTLAAVLMAVALLLATSVTGFLEDLARGLGDGAALAIKLAVWAATACLASAAVAALYRYAPARTHAQWHWLTPGSVLATLGLVLTALGFGFYAANFGNYNATYGSLGAVVVLLLWLYLSAYVLLLGAEFNAELEHQTERDTTAGDEKPMGQRGAKMADEVAAEG, from the coding sequence ATGGCTTCGACGACGGCGAGAACAGGATCGACGAGCGGTCGCGACGCGGCGACGCCGCTGGAGATGCCGGCGCGCGGCTGGTGGCAGATCCTGAAGCGCACCTACGTCGAGGCGGGTAAGGACAATCTCGACCTGATCGCCGCCGGAGTCGCGTTCTACGGCTTCCTGGCGATGGTGCCGCTGCTCGGCGCGATGGTGCTGACCTACGGGTTGGTCGTCGACCCGGCCGATCTGGCCAAGCACATGCACGCGCTGACCGGGCTGGTCCCGGGCGATGCGGCCAAGCTGATCGACGAGCAACTGGTGTCGGTCGCCAAGACCGCAGCGGGCAAGAAGGGCCTCGGCCTGGCCCTGGCGCTGGCGCTGGCGCTGTACGGCGCGATGAAGGGCGCGGGCGCGGTGGTGACCGCGCTCAACGTCGCCTACGAACAGCGCGAGACGCGGGGTTTCATCAGGACGACCATGGTCAATGCGGCAGTGACGCTGGCAGCGGTCCTGATGGCGGTAGCGTTGCTGCTGGCGACCTCGGTTACCGGTTTCCTCGAAGATCTGGCGCGCGGGCTTGGCGACGGTGCGGCGCTGGCGATCAAGCTGGCGGTGTGGGCGGCGACCGCGTGCCTGGCGAGCGCGGCGGTCGCGGCGCTGTACCGCTACGCCCCGGCGCGGACGCATGCCCAGTGGCACTGGCTGACCCCGGGGTCGGTACTGGCAACCCTCGGCCTCGTGCTGACGGCACTCGGCTTCGGCTTCTACGCCGCCAACTTCGGCAATTACAACGCGACCTACGGCTCGCTCGGTGCGGTTGTCGTGCTGCTGCTGTGGCTGTACCTGTCGGCGTACGTGCTGCTGCTCGGCGCCGAGTTCAACGCCGAGCTCGAGCACCAGACCGAGCGCGATACGACCGCGGGTGACGAGAAGCCGATGGGGCAGCGCGGAGCGAAGATGGCCGACGAGGTCGCGGCGGAGGGTTGA
- a CDS encoding glutathione S-transferase family protein, producing MTTATAANTVVLHHYPTSPYAELVRLALGLKGLEYRSVTIPAILPKPDLVVLTGGYARTPVLQIGADVYCDTAAILDALEAFQPAPSLYPAPLGSLHRMLAGWAGGPQFLAHVGAAMGLLPPGALPQAFIDDRRARFGLDMAQLAKATPHLAAQALVGATWLDTALADGRAFVGGEAPGHADLNFYSNLWFVRERAAGSGTARAIAALPHLAAWYERVTAIGHGHPVEISGADAIVVAHAAAPDRSEGVEPASGFTVGQSVKVRTDGSGDAPVAGRLIRLGTRGIAVALDHVVVNFPPLGQTVLAA from the coding sequence ATGACTACCGCGACCGCCGCCAACACCGTCGTCCTGCACCATTATCCGACCTCGCCCTACGCCGAGCTGGTCCGGCTCGCGCTCGGGCTGAAGGGCCTCGAATACCGCTCGGTCACGATCCCGGCGATCCTGCCCAAGCCCGATCTGGTGGTGTTGACCGGCGGTTATGCGCGGACCCCGGTGCTGCAGATCGGGGCCGACGTCTACTGCGACACCGCCGCGATCCTCGACGCGCTCGAGGCGTTCCAGCCCGCGCCGAGCCTGTACCCCGCACCGCTCGGCAGCCTGCATCGGATGCTGGCGGGCTGGGCGGGCGGGCCGCAGTTCCTGGCGCACGTCGGCGCCGCGATGGGCCTGCTGCCGCCGGGCGCGCTGCCACAGGCGTTCATCGACGACCGCCGGGCGCGATTCGGGCTCGACATGGCGCAGCTGGCGAAGGCGACGCCGCATCTCGCGGCGCAGGCGCTGGTCGGCGCGACGTGGCTCGATACTGCGCTCGCCGATGGCCGCGCCTTCGTCGGCGGTGAGGCCCCAGGCCATGCCGACCTCAATTTCTACAGCAACCTGTGGTTCGTCCGCGAGCGCGCCGCCGGGTCCGGGACCGCGCGGGCGATCGCCGCGCTGCCGCACCTCGCGGCGTGGTATGAGCGGGTGACGGCGATCGGCCACGGCCATCCGGTCGAAATTAGTGGTGCCGACGCCATCGTTGTCGCCCACGCCGCCGCGCCCGACCGCAGCGAGGGCGTCGAACCGGCGAGCGGCTTCACCGTGGGACAGTCAGTCAAGGTCCGGACCGACGGCTCGGGCGACGCGCCGGTCGCGGGCCGGCTGATCCGGCTCGGCACCAGGGGCATTGCGGTCGCGCTCGATCACGTCGTCGTCAATTTCCCGCCGCTCGGGCAGACGGTGTTGGCGGCCTAG
- the argJ gene encoding bifunctional glutamate N-acetyltransferase/amino-acid acetyltransferase ArgJ has translation MSRSPLARPFPEIAAVAGVRIGTATAGYKPWTRADTTLVEFAPGTSVAGVLTRSRCPSPEVEWCRGMLAGGVARALVVNAGNSNAFTGAAGRDASRAQVEAVARAVGCAAHEVFAASTGVIGVPLPVDKAVGVVPAAHAALGHASLVDACAAIGTTDTFEKGAVAYAVVGGVRITVAGIVKGSGMIAPDMATMLGFVFTDAAVCAPLLQAMLGAATDATFNCITVDSDTSTSDSVLAFATAAAGNAPLVEAASPGADAFAAALTDVCRQLAQLVVRDGEGASKFIAVSVEGAEDDRAAKVVALSIANSPLVKTAIAGGDANWGRVVMAVGKAGERAERDRLGIRFGATTVAANGAVVPGYDEAPVAAHLTGPDIEIGVDLGLGDGRATVWTCDLTHGYISINADYRS, from the coding sequence ATGAGCCGCTCGCCCCTCGCCCGCCCGTTCCCCGAAATCGCCGCGGTCGCCGGGGTCCGCATCGGCACCGCGACTGCCGGCTACAAGCCGTGGACGCGCGCCGACACGACGCTCGTCGAGTTCGCGCCCGGGACCAGCGTCGCGGGAGTGCTGACGCGCTCGCGCTGCCCGTCACCCGAGGTCGAGTGGTGCCGGGGCATGCTCGCGGGCGGTGTCGCGCGCGCACTGGTCGTCAACGCGGGCAACTCGAACGCCTTTACCGGAGCCGCAGGCCGCGATGCGAGCCGCGCGCAGGTCGAGGCGGTGGCGCGCGCGGTCGGCTGCGCGGCGCACGAGGTCTTCGCCGCCTCGACGGGCGTGATCGGTGTCCCGCTGCCGGTCGACAAGGCAGTTGGAGTCGTGCCTGCCGCCCACGCCGCGCTCGGGCACGCGAGTCTCGTCGATGCCTGCGCCGCGATCGGCACCACCGACACCTTCGAGAAGGGCGCGGTCGCCTACGCCGTGGTCGGTGGGGTCCGGATTACTGTCGCGGGTATCGTCAAGGGTTCGGGGATGATCGCGCCGGATATGGCGACCATGCTCGGGTTCGTGTTCACCGATGCCGCGGTCTGTGCCCCCTTGCTGCAGGCGATGCTCGGCGCCGCGACCGACGCGACCTTCAACTGCATCACCGTCGACAGCGACACCTCGACATCGGACTCGGTGCTCGCCTTCGCGACCGCGGCGGCGGGCAACGCGCCGCTGGTCGAGGCCGCATCGCCCGGAGCGGACGCGTTCGCCGCAGCGCTTACCGACGTCTGCCGCCAGTTGGCGCAACTCGTGGTCCGCGACGGCGAGGGCGCGTCGAAGTTCATCGCGGTCTCGGTCGAGGGCGCCGAGGACGACCGCGCCGCCAAGGTCGTGGCGCTCAGCATCGCCAACTCGCCTCTGGTCAAGACCGCGATCGCCGGCGGCGACGCCAACTGGGGGCGCGTCGTGATGGCGGTCGGCAAGGCTGGCGAGCGCGCCGAGCGCGACCGGCTCGGCATCCGCTTCGGCGCGACCACTGTAGCCGCCAACGGTGCGGTCGTGCCGGGCTACGACGAGGCCCCGGTCGCGGCGCACCTTACGGGGCCGGACATCGAGATCGGGGTCGATCTCGGGCTGGGCGACGGTCGCGCGACGGTGTGGACCTGCGACCTGACCCACGGCTACATCTCGATCAACGCGGATTACCGCAGCTGA